In one Bacillus sp. PK3_68 genomic region, the following are encoded:
- a CDS encoding branched-chain amino acid aminotransferase: MKEHTIQLNLSPERKPKPQGEELGFGKIFTDHMFIMDYTEGQGWHDPRIVPYQPLSLDPACMVFHYGQTVFEGLKAYLTEDNRVLLFRPKKNFERLNRSNERLCIPSVDEDFALEALKQLISVERDWIPSAEGTSLYVRPFIISTEPFLGVAPSNHYKFIIILSPVGAYYKEGIHPVKILVESEYVRAVAGGTGEAKTAGNYASSLKAQEVAERQGYTQVLWLDGLEKKYIEEVGSMNVFFKINEEIITPALNGSILEGVTRNSVIELLKSWGLTVTERRIAMEEIREAYKAGQLEEAFGTGTAAVISPIGELFWNNEKMVINEGVTGPIAKKLYSSITGIQNGKEQDPFNWTVEVEQYAEVK; encoded by the coding sequence ATGAAAGAACATACTATCCAACTCAACTTAAGTCCTGAAAGAAAGCCAAAGCCACAAGGAGAAGAACTGGGCTTTGGAAAAATATTCACGGACCATATGTTTATTATGGATTATACGGAAGGGCAAGGTTGGCACGATCCACGTATTGTTCCCTACCAACCACTTTCATTAGATCCAGCCTGCATGGTCTTTCATTATGGGCAGACTGTGTTTGAAGGATTAAAGGCGTATCTTACTGAAGACAATCGAGTGCTATTATTCCGTCCTAAGAAAAATTTTGAACGCTTGAATCGCTCCAATGAGCGTCTTTGTATTCCTTCGGTGGATGAAGACTTTGCTTTGGAAGCGTTAAAGCAATTAATCTCAGTAGAAAGAGACTGGATTCCGAGTGCAGAAGGCACGTCTCTCTATGTTCGCCCATTCATCATTTCTACCGAGCCGTTTCTTGGAGTAGCGCCATCAAACCACTATAAATTTATCATTATTTTATCGCCGGTTGGTGCTTATTACAAAGAAGGCATTCATCCGGTAAAAATACTGGTTGAAAGCGAATATGTTCGTGCGGTTGCCGGAGGGACAGGAGAAGCGAAAACAGCCGGTAACTATGCTTCCAGCTTAAAGGCGCAGGAAGTGGCTGAACGTCAAGGATATACTCAAGTTTTGTGGTTAGATGGCTTAGAAAAGAAATACATTGAAGAAGTAGGCAGCATGAATGTCTTCTTTAAAATCAACGAAGAAATTATCACACCTGCTTTGAATGGCAGTATTTTAGAAGGTGTCACAAGAAACTCTGTCATCGAGCTTTTAAAATCTTGGGGACTGACAGTAACCGAACGCCGCATTGCTATGGAAGAAATTCGTGAAGCATATAAGGCTGGACAGTTAGAAGAAGCCTTTGGCACAGGAACAGCAGCGGTTATTTCTCCAATCGGAGAATTATTCTGGAATAATGAGAAGATGGTCATTAACGAGGGTGTAACTGGTCCAATCGCTAAAAAGCTGTACAGCTCTATTACCGGTATTCAAAACGGCAAGGAACAAGATCCATTCAACTGGACAGTTGAAGTAGAACAGTATGCCGAAGTAAAATAA